The sequence AACTAATTTACAATATTTGGTTTTTCCAATAAAGCCAGATCAAAGatcttttgtaaaaataaactataacaAATTAGCAATGGAGTACTAGTGCGCTCATGAATCAAGAAATATTTAGAATTTCATATTTTGACCGTTCTCGATTCACTTCAAATCAATAATTCTTTTCTAAAAGGAAATCAGCAATTGTTCAAAAGTTACCCGTGAAGGCTACTACTCtcccgttccaaaatataaaggattttaggtggatgtgacatatcttagcctgttcagattcgtagtactgggatgtgtcacatccactcagatttcttatattttgggatggagtgagTACCATTTACCTTATAAACTGCACCAAATCCCCCTTCACCGAGTTTCTTGCTTTCGTGGAAGTTATCTGTTGCTACTTGCAATGACGCTAGAGTTATCAGGGTCGACTTGACACTTTCAAGGTCCTCAGATGCGTCAACTGGAAAATTTACATGAATTCGATATAGTTATTGATATTCGAATGTTGAATGGAATTTTTGAAGAATTCTACGCTAAATTTTGTAGAGGACTCACGTTCAGAGAAATGTTCTGCTTTTCTTGATCTTCTTTTCCTACGCACATTCCATATACAAAAGGAAGTTGCAGCTACGATTGCAACGGCCACTATCGGCACGACGATTACCAGAACTTTGCTTGCTGAATTATTCTTACCTACACCTTTGCATAGAAAATGATCAGTTCAAGTATCCAAAGTACTGTACCTTTTCTTCTATGTAGCACCTGATTACAACAACACAGTGCTAGCTGCTGctcaacaaacaaaatataactGTGAATGCACGTTAACTattttcaatttaattttttctttttattgtaGAGGTCGAAGTTAACCTTTTatatttatggagtgatatatttcgtattaatTTATATTGTCGATTTTTGTCAAAACTTCTAATAGATTATTTAGATGGCATATGTAAGGAACGAGCGGATATCTCCTCGAGGGTTGAAAATCTATCTCCAACTCCAACTAAACATGTTGTATGCTCACCAGCTCCCGTcgtagccgccggcgccggcccttGCGGCGGCGCGAGTTCGTCGGCCCGCAGCACCACCATCGGCTGGCCGGTGTAGAACGTGCCCTGGTTCAGCTCCGACCTCAGGTTACACCGCGTGCCGGCGATCCTCGCCCCCTCCACGTTCACCGGGAACGTGTCCCACCACTGCCCCACGAGGCCGTCGAGGCAGCTCCGGCACAGCGGCCGCGACAGCGCCGGCGAGCACTGCGCCATGGAGTAGATGTCGCTGAACCCCGGGTCGCTCCCCACCCGCTGCCCCGTCGCGAACATCCTCGTCGAGTTCTCCACCGCGTACCGCACGGTGGCGTTCAGGAGGCTGACCACCGCGGCGTCGTACGCCCtgacgtcggcggcgcgggtgaTGTTGGTGGAGCTCATGAGGGGCACCTCGCCGGAGttgttggtggtggcggcgaggaagtCGGCGTCGGAGACGCGGACGTAGCACTGGTTGTAGACGAGGGCGGCGTCCCTGGTGCGGTTGCAGACTCGCCCCACGTCCTGGCCGGCCCTGGTGCCGCAGTCGTTGCAGTCGGAGGTGCTCAGGTCGCCGCGGCAGAGCATGACGCCGTAGacggcgtcgcggccgccggagccgaCGACGCCGGAGGCGTAGAGggtgggcgaggaggaggcgttCCCCTGGAGGGCGCTGATGAGGTCCAGGAGGTTGGTTTCGTAGGTGCTGTTCGCCGCGTACGTGCCACCGGTAGTGCCGCACCTCGGCCacggctggccggcggcgagcggcagcgcgACCGCCGCGAGGAGGATGGCGTGGACGagcgacgagcgccgccgcatGGCGCCGGCCGGTCAGAGCAGGTTAGCAGAGGCAGTGGTGGGACGGTGGAAAGCTAGTAAgctcgatcgatggatcgatcgatcgatgagtaGAAGAAATGGCACAGCATTCGTTTTGTGTTTTCGAGCTGGAATGCCTATCATTTTGGATGTGACAGCTCTTGCAAGTGGCCAACTTGGCATGCGATGGCCCCTCCACAGGTCAAACTGAATTCACTGAACCCCGTTACTTACTGGATGCggagagcatctccaacagtctcttcAAGTCTAACTCTCTAAATGTCTATTTGGCTAACTCTTCATCTAATATGGCAAGTCAAACTCATTgtttactccaacagcctctccattcaCCCTCTCTTTTTTGAGCCTATGACAGTGGGACCCATACGTCAGTCTCTACAACGCATTCTTCCTGTCATCTTTCTCCCTCCTTTCTCCCAGGCCCCCTCCGCCCCATCCGcatccaccgtcgccgctctgactcctccccatccgccgccgccgccaccgccactcggGCTCCATCCCCATCCACTGCTGTGATGCCGCCATCCGCCATCGGCGCTCGGGCTTCGCCCCCATCCGTCGCCGCCATCCACCGCCAGCCGCCACTCAGGATCTGTCCCCATCCACTGCCGCCA is a genomic window of Oryza glaberrima chromosome 7, OglaRS2, whole genome shotgun sequence containing:
- the LOC127779344 gene encoding cysteine-rich receptor-like protein kinase 6 isoform X2, yielding MRRRSSLVHAILLAAVALPLAAGQPWPRCGTTGGTYAANSTYETNLLDLISALQGNASSSPTLYASGVVGSGGRDAVYGVMLCRGDLSTSDCNDCGTRAGQDVGRVCNRTRDAALVYNQCYVRVSDADFLAATTNNSGEVPLMSSTNITRAADVRAYDAAVVSLLNATVRYAVENSTRMFATGQRVGSDPGFSDIYSMAQCSPALSRPLCRSCLDGLVGQWWDTFPVNVEGARIAGTRCNLRSELNQGTFYTGQPMVVLRADELAPPQGPAPAATTGAGKNNSASKVLVIVVPIVAVAIVAATSFCIWNVRRKRRSRKAEHFSELDASEDLESVKSTLITLASLQVATDNFHESKKLGEGGFGAVYKGLLFGQEVAVKRLAKGSNQGLEELKNELVLVAKLHHKNLVRLVGFCLEEGERLLVYEYMPNKSLDIFLFDSEQSKQLDWVTRFKIIEGIARGLQYLHQDSQKKIVHRDMKASNVLLDADMSPKIGDFGLARLFGQDQTRDVTNHIVGTFGYMSPEYVIRGQYSTKSDVFSFGILVIEIVTGRRNSGPHFLEQNEDLISIVRRHWEEGNIVEMIDHSLGRNYPEAELLKCVNIGLLCVQQNPVDRPTMADVMVLLNSDATSTLPAFATHSPTISIEGNSGYSQTVTQLSPR
- the LOC127779344 gene encoding cysteine-rich receptor-like protein kinase 6 isoform X1, whose product is MRRRSSLVHAILLAAVALPLAAGQPWPRCGTTGGTYAANSTYETNLLDLISALQGNASSSPTLYASGVVGSGGRDAVYGVMLCRGDLSTSDCNDCGTRAGQDVGRVCNRTRDAALVYNQCYVRVSDADFLAATTNNSGEVPLMSSTNITRAADVRAYDAAVVSLLNATVRYAVENSTRMFATGQRVGSDPGFSDIYSMAQCSPALSRPLCRSCLDGLVGQWWDTFPVNVEGARIAGTRCNLRSELNQGTFYTGQPMVVLRADELAPPQGPAPAATTGAGVGKNNSASKVLVIVVPIVAVAIVAATSFCIWNVRRKRRSRKAEHFSELDASEDLESVKSTLITLASLQVATDNFHESKKLGEGGFGAVYKGLLFGQEVAVKRLAKGSNQGLEELKNELVLVAKLHHKNLVRLVGFCLEEGERLLVYEYMPNKSLDIFLFDSEQSKQLDWVTRFKIIEGIARGLQYLHQDSQKKIVHRDMKASNVLLDADMSPKIGDFGLARLFGQDQTRDVTNHIVGTFGYMSPEYVIRGQYSTKSDVFSFGILVIEIVTGRRNSGPHFLEQNEDLISIVRRHWEEGNIVEMIDHSLGRNYPEAELLKCVNIGLLCVQQNPVDRPTMADVMVLLNSDATSTLPAFATHSPTISIEGNSGYSQTVTQLSPR